From the Leifsonia sp. AG29 genome, one window contains:
- a CDS encoding gluconokinase yields the protein MSASDSSPSAPRIVVMGVSGSGKTTIGALLASELGVPFVDGDSLHPAENVRKMASGLPLDDADRAPWLDAVGEVLGSAPDGLVVACSALRRRYREIIRARCPQAVFVHLSGSREVLADRVAGRSGHFMPASLLGSQLATLEPLAADERGGAVDIGMPVPEVVAAAVKLLSQTAVDRRF from the coding sequence GTGAGCGCATCGGACTCCTCCCCGTCCGCCCCGCGCATCGTCGTCATGGGGGTGTCGGGGTCGGGGAAGACCACGATCGGTGCACTGCTCGCGAGCGAACTGGGCGTCCCGTTCGTCGACGGTGACTCGCTCCATCCCGCCGAGAACGTCCGCAAGATGGCGAGCGGCCTCCCGCTCGACGACGCCGACCGGGCACCGTGGCTCGACGCGGTGGGGGAGGTGCTCGGCTCCGCGCCCGACGGGCTCGTCGTGGCCTGCTCCGCGCTGCGTCGCCGCTACCGCGAGATCATCCGGGCCCGGTGTCCGCAAGCAGTGTTCGTGCATCTTTCGGGCTCGCGGGAGGTGCTCGCCGACCGCGTGGCGGGACGCAGCGGCCACTTCATGCCGGCCAGCCTCCTCGGCTCGCAGCTGGCGACCCTCGAACCGCTCGCCGCGGACGAGCGCGGCGGCGCGGTCGACATCGGCATGCCGGTTCCTGAGGTGGTCGCCGCAGCCGTGAAGCTGCTGTCGCAGACAGCCGTCGACCGGCGGTTCTGA
- the manD gene encoding D-mannonate dehydratase ManD, with amino-acid sequence MIITAADVLISSPGRNFVTLRITTDDGFTGLGDATLNGRELAVAAYLSEHVVPLLIGRDAHQIEDTWQYLYRGAYWRRGPVTMASIAAVDTALWDIKAKVAGLPLYQLLGGRSREGLLVYGHASGAELPELFDSITEHLEEGYRAVRVQTGIPGLPSVYGVASSRNASAGADSGTDSRYDYEPARRSAVPVEESWDTRAYLRHAPSVFEAVRNEFGPELPLLHDAHHRLTPIQAAKLGKSLEPYDLFWLEDVTPAENQAALRRVREHTTTPLAIGEVFNTIWDYRELFEEQLIDYVRSPITHAGGITALRRIFDYAAVYQIKSGVHGPTDVSPVGLAAAIHLGIAIPNFGIQEYMRHSADTHEVFRTTYAFEDGMLKPGEAAGLGVEYDDAVAGAFPYEAAYLPVNRLLDGSMHDW; translated from the coding sequence ATGATCATCACCGCAGCAGACGTTCTGATCTCGAGTCCCGGACGGAACTTCGTCACCCTCCGCATCACCACGGACGACGGGTTCACCGGTCTCGGCGACGCCACCCTGAACGGGCGCGAGCTCGCTGTGGCCGCATACCTGAGCGAGCACGTGGTGCCGCTCCTGATCGGTCGCGATGCGCACCAGATCGAGGACACCTGGCAGTACCTGTACCGCGGCGCCTATTGGCGGCGCGGCCCGGTGACCATGGCCTCGATCGCCGCCGTCGACACCGCGCTCTGGGACATCAAGGCCAAGGTCGCCGGTCTGCCGCTGTACCAGCTGCTCGGCGGTCGCAGCCGCGAGGGCCTCCTCGTCTACGGGCACGCGTCGGGCGCCGAGCTGCCCGAGCTGTTCGATTCGATCACCGAGCACCTCGAGGAGGGGTACCGGGCTGTCCGTGTGCAGACCGGCATCCCGGGCCTGCCGTCGGTGTACGGCGTCGCCTCCAGCCGCAACGCCTCCGCCGGTGCGGACAGCGGCACGGACAGCCGCTACGACTACGAGCCGGCGCGGCGCAGCGCCGTCCCGGTGGAGGAGAGCTGGGACACTCGCGCGTACCTCCGGCACGCGCCGTCGGTCTTCGAGGCCGTGCGCAACGAGTTCGGGCCGGAGTTGCCCCTCCTGCACGACGCGCACCACCGGCTCACGCCGATCCAGGCGGCGAAGCTCGGCAAGTCGCTCGAGCCGTACGACCTGTTCTGGCTGGAGGACGTCACCCCGGCCGAGAACCAGGCGGCCCTGCGCCGGGTGCGCGAGCACACCACCACGCCCCTGGCGATCGGGGAGGTGTTCAACACCATCTGGGACTACCGCGAGTTGTTCGAGGAGCAACTGATCGACTACGTCCGCTCGCCCATCACCCATGCCGGCGGCATCACCGCCCTACGCCGCATCTTCGACTACGCGGCCGTATACCAGATCAAGTCCGGTGTGCACGGCCCGACCGATGTCTCCCCGGTGGGGCTCGCGGCGGCGATCCACCTCGGCATCGCCATCCCGAACTTCGGGATCCAGGAGTACATGCGGCACAGCGCGGACACCCACGAGGTCTTCCGCACCACCTACGCATTCGAGGACGGCATGCTGAAGCCCGGTGAGGCGGCCGGTCTGGGTGTCGAATACGACGACGCCGTGGCCGGGGCGTTCCCCTATGAGGCTGCCTACCTGCCGGTGAACCGTCTTCTCGACGGTTCCATGCACGACTGGTGA
- a CDS encoding SDR family NAD(P)-dependent oxidoreductase, with protein MTTTLITGANKGLGHETARRLLAAGHDVWIAARDRERGAAAAQALGARFVPLDVTDDQSAAAAADTVRAASGHLDVLINNAGITGGRIPADDLTAADVERVFATNVFGAVRVIHAFLPLLREADAPSVINVSSGLGSFTVVTTTEWGRFVTPAYSASKSALTMLTVQYAHALPDIRFNAVDPGYTATDLNGHSGTQTITEGTDAVVRLATLGPDTPTGGFFDRTGPVPW; from the coding sequence ATGACAACCACACTGATCACCGGGGCCAACAAGGGCCTCGGCCACGAGACCGCACGCCGCCTCCTCGCCGCCGGACACGACGTCTGGATCGCCGCGCGCGACCGCGAACGCGGAGCCGCCGCGGCCCAGGCGCTGGGGGCGCGCTTCGTCCCGCTCGATGTGACCGACGACCAGTCCGCGGCCGCCGCGGCCGACACCGTGCGTGCCGCCTCGGGCCACCTCGATGTGCTCATCAACAACGCCGGCATCACCGGAGGCCGGATTCCCGCGGACGACCTCACCGCTGCCGACGTCGAACGGGTCTTCGCCACGAATGTCTTCGGGGCCGTCCGGGTCATCCACGCCTTCCTCCCTCTGCTCCGCGAGGCCGACGCGCCGTCGGTCATCAACGTGTCCAGCGGGCTCGGATCGTTCACCGTGGTGACCACGACGGAATGGGGACGGTTCGTCACACCCGCATACAGCGCCTCGAAGTCGGCGCTGACGATGCTCACCGTTCAGTACGCCCACGCGCTCCCCGACATCCGCTTCAACGCCGTCGACCCCGGATACACGGCCACCGACCTCAACGGCCACTCCGGGACCCAGACGATCACGGAGGGCACCGACGCCGTCGTCCGGCTCGCAACGCTCGGCCCCGACACGCCCACCGGCGGATTCTTCGACCGCACCGGGCCGGTGCCGTGGTGA
- a CDS encoding zinc-binding alcohol dehydrogenase family protein produces the protein MIDRPFADLSVRPVPFPEPAAGQLAVRVRAVAINPLDAIVQSTGRLMYGWLDYPAVLGEDVAGEVVAVGEGVDAFSVGDRVCAYAMGIEKGRDALAGGGFQHYVAVEASMTARLPWDLSFTEAAVLPLAFSTAAAALFERSQLGLDHSTLGSAPPRDEIVVIWGGATSVGGNAIQLARAAGYRVITTASPANHDRMRALGAEAVFDYRSPDVVRAITEAVGGSAVAGVVAIAAGSAEPCVSIAARTRARRVALTSPSVSFYDQPRHGGLSVRRARLLSRLVLSNIRLQAQCALHGIRARFVWGSSIADSPVGAVVWGEHLPVALETGGHRPVPSPRVIGSDLGAAQRGLDLMRQGVSAEKLVIALE, from the coding sequence GTGATTGATCGTCCGTTTGCCGACCTGTCCGTGCGCCCGGTCCCGTTCCCCGAGCCCGCCGCCGGTCAGCTCGCGGTGCGGGTCCGTGCGGTCGCGATCAATCCGCTCGACGCCATCGTGCAGTCCACCGGGAGGCTGATGTACGGCTGGCTCGACTACCCGGCGGTGCTCGGGGAGGACGTCGCCGGTGAGGTCGTCGCGGTCGGCGAGGGTGTCGACGCCTTCTCGGTCGGTGATCGTGTCTGCGCCTACGCGATGGGTATCGAGAAGGGGCGCGATGCTCTGGCGGGAGGCGGTTTCCAGCACTATGTCGCGGTGGAGGCGTCCATGACGGCGCGCCTCCCGTGGGACCTGTCGTTCACGGAGGCGGCTGTCCTTCCGCTCGCGTTCTCAACCGCAGCGGCGGCGCTCTTCGAGCGCTCGCAGCTCGGGCTGGACCACTCGACCCTGGGCTCCGCTCCTCCTCGCGACGAGATCGTCGTGATCTGGGGAGGCGCGACATCGGTGGGCGGCAACGCCATCCAACTGGCCAGGGCGGCCGGCTACCGGGTGATCACGACCGCGTCTCCCGCCAATCACGATCGGATGCGAGCGCTCGGTGCTGAAGCGGTCTTCGACTACCGCTCCCCGGATGTCGTGCGCGCGATCACCGAAGCAGTAGGAGGCTCGGCGGTCGCGGGCGTCGTGGCCATCGCTGCGGGGTCAGCCGAGCCTTGCGTGTCCATCGCCGCGCGGACGCGGGCCCGAAGAGTCGCGCTCACGAGTCCCTCCGTCTCCTTCTACGACCAGCCCCGGCACGGGGGCCTCTCCGTGCGCCGGGCGCGTCTCCTCTCGCGTCTGGTGCTCTCGAACATCCGGTTGCAGGCGCAGTGCGCGCTTCACGGGATTCGCGCGCGCTTCGTCTGGGGGAGTTCCATCGCGGACAGCCCCGTCGGGGCGGTCGTGTGGGGTGAGCACCTGCCGGTGGCGCTGGAAACCGGCGGGCATCGACCCGTCCCGTCGCCTCGGGTGATCGGGAGCGATCTGGGCGCCGCTCAGCGCGGGCTCGACCTGATGCGCCAGGGCGTATCCGCTGAGAAGCTCGTGATCGCGCTCGAGTAG
- a CDS encoding helix-turn-helix domain-containing protein, with amino-acid sequence MTTRTELGAAVRAWRERVSPQEAGLPGGGDRRVPGLRREELALLVGISVDYLVRLEQGRATHPSAQVLAALSRALRLGGSDRETLYRLAGAVPPPSGSVPREVPRGVRRMLDRMSDTPVAVFTAAWDIVQWNALWAELVGDPAAMDGRDRNLVWRHFAEPAGHPSRVRRDPDEEDAFEREMVSDLRRAMDRYPDDRAVSELIAALIETNPRFAERWARFEGVPTAPARKTIVHPVHGPVELDCDVLTIGGGDLRIVLYSAEPDSPEAVVLENLRSGVPDVTMSSHRG; translated from the coding sequence GTGACGACACGAACCGAACTGGGTGCGGCGGTGCGCGCCTGGCGCGAGAGGGTGAGTCCGCAGGAGGCAGGCCTTCCCGGGGGAGGCGATCGCCGGGTCCCAGGCCTCCGTCGCGAGGAGTTGGCGCTGCTGGTCGGCATCTCGGTCGACTACCTGGTCAGGTTGGAGCAGGGACGCGCCACCCACCCGTCCGCGCAGGTGCTCGCCGCTCTGTCTCGCGCGCTTCGTCTGGGAGGGTCGGACCGGGAGACGCTCTATCGGCTCGCGGGGGCGGTGCCTCCACCGTCCGGGTCGGTCCCTCGTGAGGTGCCGCGCGGCGTCCGGAGGATGCTCGACCGGATGAGCGACACCCCCGTCGCGGTGTTCACGGCAGCGTGGGACATCGTCCAGTGGAACGCCCTGTGGGCCGAACTGGTCGGCGATCCCGCGGCAATGGACGGCCGAGACCGTAACCTCGTCTGGCGGCATTTCGCCGAGCCGGCGGGTCACCCCTCCCGTGTCAGAAGGGACCCGGACGAGGAAGACGCGTTCGAGCGCGAGATGGTGTCGGATCTTCGTCGCGCGATGGACCGCTACCCGGATGATCGGGCGGTCTCCGAGCTCATAGCCGCGCTGATCGAGACGAACCCGCGCTTCGCCGAACGGTGGGCGCGGTTCGAAGGCGTGCCGACGGCTCCGGCGCGCAAGACCATCGTTCATCCCGTTCATGGTCCCGTCGAGCTGGACTGCGACGTGCTCACGATCGGCGGCGGAGACCTGCGGATCGTCCTCTATTCGGCTGAGCCCGACTCACCCGAGGCTGTCGTGCTCGAGAACCTTCGCTCGGGGGTTCCGGACGTGACGATGAGCTCGCATCGGGGGTGA
- a CDS encoding SDR family oxidoreductase — MTTPGALLSGKTALVLGGTGNVGYYLVDGFIRAGAEVLVVSRSAGNLDRLTARLGTDRAERISPIIGDIGTPEGARAVQAAVRDATARLDAVTVAAASWHQTPSMLQAGFEDFKRVIETRLYPHYLAAEALLPLVDSAGSYTTINGPAGFMPSPRQGLGPISVVSAAQDKLTRSFAAETDGHPRVNDLVLTVFIGPHGTRPGSPVSGEQAGDYVAALASAAGAGVHNRTLDLSRPEQVAEAVAGRFSDYRI; from the coding sequence ATGACGACGCCCGGCGCACTCCTGTCAGGAAAGACAGCGCTCGTGCTGGGAGGCACGGGCAATGTGGGCTACTACCTGGTCGATGGTTTCATCAGGGCGGGGGCGGAGGTTCTCGTCGTATCGCGCAGTGCCGGCAATCTCGACCGGCTGACCGCGCGGCTGGGTACAGACCGAGCGGAGCGGATTTCGCCGATCATCGGGGATATCGGGACACCGGAGGGTGCACGAGCCGTTCAGGCTGCGGTGCGGGATGCCACCGCGAGACTCGATGCGGTCACGGTGGCGGCGGCGAGCTGGCACCAGACCCCCAGCATGCTCCAGGCCGGCTTCGAAGACTTCAAGCGGGTCATCGAGACGCGGCTGTACCCTCACTACCTCGCTGCGGAGGCGCTGCTCCCGCTGGTCGACTCTGCCGGGTCGTATACGACGATCAACGGTCCCGCCGGGTTCATGCCGTCGCCGCGACAGGGGCTCGGACCCATCTCGGTCGTCTCGGCGGCTCAGGACAAGCTCACTCGCAGCTTCGCCGCCGAGACGGACGGGCATCCCCGCGTCAATGACCTCGTGCTGACAGTGTTCATCGGCCCCCATGGCACGCGTCCCGGTTCACCGGTTTCGGGCGAGCAGGCGGGCGACTACGTCGCAGCTCTCGCGTCAGCCGCCGGCGCCGGCGTGCACAATCGGACACTCGATCTGAGCCGGCCGGAGCAGGTAGCCGAGGCCGTCGCGGGACGGTTCTCGGACTACCGCATCTAG
- a CDS encoding VOC family protein — translation MNFASIRIITSDVDQLAAFYGRLTGLEVLRPNPLFAQIPGPTGLIAIASDKTVPAMSPADLSAAANRSVIIEFLVDDVDRLIQGLSLGEGELVMEPRTMPWGNRSALVRDPDGNLVNLYAPPSTN, via the coding sequence GTGAACTTCGCATCCATCCGCATCATCACCTCGGACGTCGACCAGCTGGCCGCCTTCTACGGTCGGCTGACGGGACTGGAGGTGCTGCGCCCGAACCCGCTCTTCGCTCAGATTCCCGGACCCACGGGGCTTATTGCGATCGCAAGCGACAAGACCGTACCGGCCATGTCCCCCGCCGATCTCAGCGCCGCGGCGAACCGCAGCGTGATCATCGAATTCCTCGTCGACGACGTCGACCGCCTCATTCAGGGTCTCTCACTCGGCGAGGGCGAACTGGTGATGGAGCCCCGCACAATGCCCTGGGGAAACCGGTCCGCCCTGGTGCGGGACCCTGACGGTAACCTGGTCAACCTGTACGCGCCGCCGTCGACCAACTAG
- a CDS encoding helix-turn-helix transcriptional regulator, with product MSRPTARVLALLDLLQTGRVFTVKELATRLDVDERTVRRYIGHLADLEIPVETIRGRYGGYRIGAGHRLPPLMLTENEAVVTMVSLTTAVHIGLQGETEATETAVSKIRRVLPAALERRVRALLETSARPVAAAEDGTAASPVLLTVAEAAYDHRPLDIEYRNRSDHISSRTILPWGIVAHGGNWYVTGPDLSSGQLRTFRIDRIQRVEVAPGHFTVPEQFDPTRQVQQSLSRTPWRYEVSLLVRATDSRIRSHLPANVAEVRDAGAEAPSGKAAEEWRRVRLRAERLDWVAAAIVSIDAPFIINSPAELSEAVTALINRTAERLHRPEGR from the coding sequence ATGAGCCGCCCAACTGCCCGGGTGCTCGCGCTCCTCGACCTGTTGCAGACCGGCCGCGTCTTCACGGTCAAGGAACTCGCGACCCGGCTCGATGTCGACGAGCGGACCGTGCGTCGCTACATCGGCCACCTCGCCGACCTCGAGATCCCGGTGGAGACGATCCGAGGCCGCTATGGCGGCTATCGGATCGGGGCGGGTCACCGACTCCCGCCATTGATGCTGACCGAGAACGAGGCGGTCGTCACGATGGTCAGCCTCACGACCGCGGTCCACATCGGCCTGCAGGGTGAGACAGAAGCGACGGAGACCGCCGTCTCCAAGATCCGCAGGGTGCTCCCGGCAGCGCTCGAGCGGCGCGTCCGAGCCCTTCTCGAAACGAGTGCGCGACCCGTGGCGGCCGCGGAAGACGGCACTGCGGCGTCTCCGGTCCTCCTGACCGTCGCCGAAGCGGCATACGATCACCGCCCGCTCGATATCGAGTACCGCAACCGCAGCGATCACATCAGCTCCCGCACGATTCTTCCCTGGGGAATCGTGGCGCACGGCGGCAACTGGTACGTGACCGGCCCGGACCTCTCCAGCGGGCAGCTTCGCACATTCAGGATCGACCGCATCCAGCGCGTCGAAGTCGCGCCAGGGCACTTCACCGTGCCCGAGCAGTTCGACCCGACACGCCAAGTGCAGCAATCCCTGTCCCGCACCCCGTGGCGATACGAAGTATCGCTCCTTGTGCGGGCGACCGACAGCCGGATCCGGTCCCACCTTCCTGCCAATGTTGCTGAGGTCCGCGACGCCGGAGCCGAAGCCCCCTCGGGCAAGGCCGCCGAAGAATGGCGGCGCGTCCGCCTGCGTGCGGAGCGGCTCGACTGGGTCGCCGCAGCCATCGTGAGCATCGACGCTCCCTTCATCATCAACAGCCCTGCCGAACTGAGCGAAGCCGTCACGGCGCTCATCAACCGCACTGCGGAACGACTCCATCGACCCGAAGGTCGCTAA
- a CDS encoding DUF1254 domain-containing protein — protein sequence MDEAERIAGEAYVYAYPLVLMHVSGLVSTNVAQPIGLLSPMNQFAHGREFPDPSFTVVVRPNADTLYSSMNFDLRNEPMIISVPESGGRFYLLPMLDMWTDVFTVPGTRTTGSAARTFAIVGPHWQGSLPDGMPFYVAPTPRGWIGGRTQTNGVEDYAAVHAFQDGIRAVPLSAWGTDYIPPQGSVNPDQDMSAPPDQVERMDAATFFPLFADLLAVHQPHPNDYPILDRLRRIGIVPGRPFAWADAPADLRRALEEAVPRSLARIKAAWAAAGVLQNGWYTNLTAIGTYGTDYLHRAGVAYGALGANAPDDAIYPTAFTDSDGQPLTANHRYLVRFEPGQTPPARAFWSLTMYDERQLFTENPLDRYTLGDRNPLAYGEDGSLELHIQRDAPSDDLKPNWLPTPREGTFSMNLRLYWPDTAALDGSWQPPAIKRLD from the coding sequence ATGGACGAAGCCGAACGGATCGCAGGTGAGGCGTACGTGTACGCCTATCCGCTGGTGCTGATGCACGTCAGCGGCCTCGTCTCCACGAATGTGGCGCAGCCGATTGGGCTGCTGTCCCCCATGAATCAGTTCGCGCACGGTCGAGAGTTCCCGGATCCGTCGTTCACAGTTGTGGTGCGGCCTAACGCGGACACGCTCTATAGCTCGATGAACTTCGATCTGAGGAATGAGCCGATGATCATCAGCGTCCCGGAGTCCGGGGGACGTTTCTATCTGCTTCCAATGCTGGACATGTGGACCGATGTGTTCACGGTTCCCGGCACCCGCACGACCGGGTCCGCTGCCCGCACGTTCGCCATCGTCGGCCCGCACTGGCAGGGTTCGCTTCCCGATGGCATGCCGTTCTATGTGGCGCCGACACCACGGGGATGGATCGGCGGCCGCACCCAAACCAACGGTGTCGAGGATTACGCGGCCGTCCACGCATTCCAGGACGGCATCCGTGCGGTGCCGTTGAGCGCGTGGGGCACCGACTACATACCACCCCAGGGGTCGGTGAACCCGGACCAGGATATGTCTGCTCCGCCGGACCAGGTCGAGCGGATGGATGCCGCCACCTTTTTCCCGCTCTTCGCCGACCTGCTCGCGGTGCATCAGCCGCACCCGAACGACTACCCGATACTGGACCGACTACGACGGATTGGGATCGTGCCCGGCCGCCCCTTCGCATGGGCGGATGCTCCTGCCGATCTCCGTCGAGCACTGGAGGAGGCGGTCCCGCGGTCGCTCGCGCGGATCAAAGCCGCCTGGGCCGCGGCCGGCGTCCTGCAGAACGGCTGGTACACCAACCTCACGGCGATCGGCACCTACGGCACCGACTACCTGCACCGCGCCGGCGTCGCCTACGGAGCGCTCGGGGCCAACGCTCCAGACGACGCCATCTACCCGACCGCGTTCACAGACTCCGACGGCCAACCCCTGACTGCGAACCACCGCTACCTCGTGCGGTTCGAACCCGGTCAGACACCTCCCGCACGAGCGTTCTGGTCACTCACGATGTACGACGAGCGCCAACTTTTCACGGAGAACCCCCTCGACCGATACACCCTGGGCGATCGCAACCCACTCGCCTACGGCGAGGATGGGTCGCTCGAGTTGCACATCCAGCGTGACGCACCCAGTGACGACCTGAAGCCCAACTGGCTCCCCACCCCGCGCGAGGGCACCTTCAGCATGAACCTCCGGCTGTACTGGCCCGATACCGCCGCACTCGACGGAAGCTGGCAACCTCCTGCCATCAAACGGCTCGATTGA
- a CDS encoding NmrA family NAD(P)-binding protein, with amino-acid sequence MIAVTTPTGRIGKQLVSRLLDRGSDVRVIARDSSRLSEEVASEVELVEGSHADPRVLDRALAGADALFWLVPPDSSAPSAMTHYLRFARAAADAVRRHDVGHVVSITSAGHGWTQPAGILSAAFAMDDELRATGAAFRALSLPFYMENLLGQASSIRTGGMFSLTCNPAEPLPTIATRDIAARAAELLTDLSWRGQSDLPLFGPDRLTPTQMAQTMSDALGRPISYRQMSTEDFAALLRSRGASEQAVEDTVAMFTAQADGIYDADWKKADVGPTDFRTWCSEVLAPAVAAG; translated from the coding sequence ATGATCGCCGTCACGACGCCCACCGGGCGCATCGGAAAACAGCTCGTGTCCCGCCTGCTCGATCGGGGAAGCGACGTCCGGGTCATCGCTCGGGATTCGTCGCGCCTGAGCGAGGAGGTCGCTTCAGAGGTGGAGCTCGTCGAAGGGTCCCATGCCGACCCCCGGGTGCTCGACCGCGCGCTCGCGGGCGCAGACGCACTGTTCTGGCTGGTGCCGCCCGACTCATCGGCGCCGAGCGCGATGACGCACTACCTGCGGTTCGCCCGCGCCGCCGCAGACGCCGTCAGACGCCATGACGTGGGCCATGTCGTCTCGATCACGAGCGCGGGCCACGGCTGGACGCAACCGGCGGGAATCCTTTCAGCAGCCTTCGCGATGGACGACGAGCTGCGAGCGACGGGGGCGGCGTTCCGCGCCCTTTCCCTGCCGTTCTACATGGAGAACCTCCTCGGTCAAGCGAGTTCCATCCGCACCGGCGGGATGTTCTCGCTCACCTGCAATCCGGCTGAGCCCCTGCCGACGATAGCGACGAGAGACATCGCGGCCCGTGCCGCTGAGCTGCTCACCGATCTTTCCTGGCGAGGGCAGTCCGACCTGCCGCTTTTCGGACCCGACCGCCTGACGCCCACCCAGATGGCTCAGACGATGAGCGACGCGCTGGGCCGCCCGATCAGCTACCGCCAGATGTCGACCGAGGACTTCGCGGCCCTGCTCCGCTCGCGCGGCGCGAGCGAGCAGGCCGTGGAGGACACCGTGGCGATGTTCACCGCCCAGGCAGACGGGATCTACGACGCCGACTGGAAGAAGGCCGACGTCGGCCCGACGGATTTCCGGACCTGGTGCAGCGAGGTGCTGGCGCCGGCGGTTGCGGCCGGGTGA
- a CDS encoding TetR/AcrR family transcriptional regulator yields MPRWSPNAALRLEESALALFDEQGYQETTVPQIVERAGLTTRTFFRHFADKRDVLFLREREFPKVVGASLAAAPDGARPSELVRFGLRGAALELESLREPIARRHRIIRRESQLRERELLQYDRLADAVRAALLDRGANPREALLLGRLASLAFELGLEQWLSDASRPLADAVDQTAAELVSMP; encoded by the coding sequence ATGCCCCGCTGGTCGCCGAACGCCGCGCTCCGCCTCGAGGAGTCCGCCCTGGCCCTGTTCGACGAACAGGGCTACCAGGAGACGACCGTTCCGCAGATCGTCGAGCGCGCCGGCCTGACCACGCGCACGTTCTTCCGTCACTTCGCCGACAAGCGCGATGTGCTGTTCCTGCGGGAGAGGGAGTTCCCGAAGGTCGTCGGCGCGTCGCTCGCCGCCGCCCCCGACGGCGCGCGCCCGAGCGAACTGGTCAGATTCGGCCTGCGGGGCGCCGCGCTCGAGCTCGAGTCGCTGCGCGAACCGATAGCTCGGCGCCATCGGATCATCCGGCGGGAGTCGCAGCTCCGGGAGCGCGAGCTCCTCCAGTACGACCGGCTCGCCGATGCCGTTCGCGCGGCGCTCCTCGACCGAGGCGCGAACCCTCGCGAAGCGCTCCTCCTCGGCCGGCTGGCATCGCTCGCGTTCGAACTCGGTCTCGAGCAGTGGCTGAGCGACGCGTCGCGCCCCCTCGCCGATGCCGTCGACCAGACTGCCGCGGAACTCGTTTCGATGCCCTGA
- a CDS encoding TetR/AcrR family transcriptional regulator, giving the protein MALADRSLRSDARRNREMILDAASELFAVGGDGVQMDDIAARAGLGVGTLYRHFADKQALRAAIIARRFDAVTQLAETASGIEDPLVAFETLLYGYLESAESDAAFRVSILGSETPAWETIAAQKRAFNRVVAAVVERAVRAGVLRDDFTTADFVLITRGAMANMDVDTGWRRFLALQLEGIAAPSR; this is encoded by the coding sequence ATGGCTCTGGCTGATCGATCGTTGCGCTCGGACGCGCGCCGCAACCGCGAGATGATCCTGGACGCCGCCAGCGAGCTTTTCGCGGTCGGGGGAGACGGCGTCCAGATGGACGACATCGCGGCCCGTGCGGGACTCGGTGTCGGCACGCTCTACCGGCATTTCGCCGATAAGCAGGCGCTCCGCGCCGCCATCATCGCGCGCCGGTTCGACGCCGTGACACAACTCGCCGAGACGGCGTCCGGCATCGAGGACCCGCTCGTGGCGTTCGAGACTCTGCTCTACGGCTACCTCGAGTCCGCCGAGTCCGATGCGGCGTTCCGGGTCTCCATCCTGGGCTCGGAGACGCCTGCGTGGGAGACGATCGCGGCGCAGAAGCGCGCGTTCAACCGTGTGGTCGCGGCGGTCGTCGAGCGCGCGGTCCGCGCCGGGGTCCTCCGCGACGACTTCACGACCGCCGACTTCGTGCTCATCACGCGCGGAGCGATGGCGAACATGGATGTCGACACCGGTTGGCGAAGGTTCCTGGCATTGCAGCTCGAGGGGATAGCCGCCCCCTCGCGGTGA